From one Thalassobaculum sp. OXR-137 genomic stretch:
- a CDS encoding ribonuclease D produces the protein MTATVHQGDLPDGLDLGKVVAIDSETMGLRPERDRLCVVQLSSGDGDAHLVQFAKGQHEAPNLSRLLTDPTVLKLFHYARFDVAVMQAYLGVVTTPVYCTKIASKLVRTYTDRHGLKDLCRELLGVEVSKQQQSSDWGAVELTPEQVAYAASDVLHLHKLKARLDEMLVREGRMEMAQAAFDFLATRAHLDLIGYGDEDIFAH, from the coding sequence ATGACCGCGACCGTGCACCAGGGCGATCTCCCCGACGGACTGGACCTCGGCAAGGTCGTTGCCATCGACAGCGAGACCATGGGCCTGCGCCCGGAGCGCGACCGGCTCTGCGTGGTCCAGCTCTCCAGCGGCGACGGCGATGCCCATCTGGTGCAGTTCGCCAAGGGCCAGCACGAGGCACCCAACCTCTCCCGGCTGCTGACCGATCCCACCGTGCTGAAGCTTTTCCACTACGCCCGTTTCGACGTGGCGGTGATGCAGGCCTATCTCGGCGTGGTGACCACTCCGGTCTACTGCACCAAGATCGCCTCCAAGCTTGTGCGCACCTATACCGACCGTCACGGCCTGAAGGACCTCTGCCGCGAGCTGCTCGGGGTGGAAGTGTCCAAGCAGCAGCAGTCCTCCGACTGGGGTGCCGTCGAGCTGACGCCGGAACAGGTGGCCTATGCCGCCTCCGACGTCCTGCATCTGCACAAGCTGAAGGCCCGGCTCGACGAGATGCTGGTGCGCGAAGGGCGGATGGAGATGGCGCAGGCCGCCTTTGACTTCCTGGCCACCCGTGCCCATCTGGACCTTATCGGGTACGGCGACGAGGACATCTTCGCCCACTGA
- the hpf gene encoding ribosome hibernation-promoting factor, HPF/YfiA family, whose product MQISVQGKQLDVGDALRERIETEIGEIATKYFSDPIESTVTMTKAASQFIADIVVHVGKGITVQSEGKASDAHAAFDAAAERMSKRLRRYKRRLRDHHRGHAQDVISAQQYILAAEIETEAEEAPEPDGWSPVVVAEMETAVDTLTVGEAVMRLDLSGAPALMFRNRGHGGINMIYRRSDGNVGWVDPAGATGAD is encoded by the coding sequence ATGCAGATTTCTGTCCAGGGCAAACAACTCGACGTCGGTGACGCGCTGCGTGAGCGGATCGAAACCGAGATCGGGGAGATCGCGACCAAGTATTTCTCCGATCCGATCGAGTCCACGGTGACCATGACGAAGGCGGCGAGCCAGTTCATTGCCGATATCGTCGTTCATGTGGGCAAGGGCATCACGGTCCAGAGTGAAGGCAAGGCCTCCGACGCCCATGCCGCGTTCGACGCGGCGGCGGAACGCATGAGCAAGCGTCTTCGGCGCTACAAGCGTCGCTTGCGCGACCATCACCGCGGACATGCACAGGATGTAATTTCTGCGCAACAGTATATCCTGGCGGCAGAGATTGAGACGGAGGCCGAAGAGGCGCCGGAGCCCGATGGCTGGTCCCCGGTCGTCGTCGCCGAAATGGAGACGGCGGTGGATACCCTGACGGTGGGGGAGGCGGTCATGCGCCTCGACCTGTCCGGCGCCCCGGCGCTGATGTTCCGCAACCGCGGGCATGGGGGAATCAACATGATCTATCGGCGGTCCGACGGAAATGTCGGCTGGGTGGATCCTGCCGGCGCAACCGGCGCAGACTAA
- a CDS encoding DUF1150 family protein — MSDTNHASNRQALAAMSPQDLGTLGLNQVAFIKPVHEEGAEHYVVHAADGMAVRLFPTRELAELAIRQSDLQAVSLH, encoded by the coding sequence ATGTCCGATACCAATCACGCGTCGAACCGCCAGGCCCTGGCCGCGATGTCCCCGCAGGATCTGGGCACCCTGGGCCTGAACCAGGTGGCCTTCATCAAGCCGGTGCATGAGGAAGGGGCGGAGCACTATGTGGTGCACGCCGCCGACGGCATGGCCGTCCGGCTGTTCCCGACCCGGGAGCTGGCCGAACTGGCGATCCGCCAGAGCGACCTGCAGGCCGTCAGCCTGCACTGA
- a CDS encoding Hsp20 family protein → MARISMFNSPLLLGFDHFERALDRVQKAQSDGYPPYNIEQTSESGLRITLAVAGFTMDDLEIHLENNQLVVRGRQAEEDGKVYLHRGIAARQFQRTFVLAEGIQVDSAELDNGLLHIDLQRPLPETTVKTIPIKGARRKADTIDVDAEPAEAGE, encoded by the coding sequence ATGGCACGCATATCCATGTTCAACTCGCCGCTCCTGCTCGGTTTCGATCATTTCGAGCGGGCGCTAGACCGGGTCCAGAAGGCCCAGTCGGACGGGTACCCACCGTACAACATCGAACAGACGTCGGAGTCAGGGCTGCGGATCACCCTCGCGGTCGCCGGCTTCACGATGGACGATCTCGAGATCCATCTCGAGAACAATCAGCTCGTCGTCCGCGGCCGTCAGGCCGAGGAAGACGGCAAGGTCTATCTGCATCGCGGCATCGCCGCCCGTCAGTTCCAGCGGACCTTCGTGCTTGCCGAAGGGATCCAGGTCGACTCGGCCGAACTGGACAACGGCCTGCTGCATATCGACCTGCAGCGACCGCTGCCCGAAACCACGGTGAAGACCATTCCGATCAAGGGAGCCCGCCGCAAGGCCGACACGATCGATGTCGATGCCGAGCCCGCGGAGGCAGGAGAGTAA
- a CDS encoding NAD-dependent epimerase/dehydratase family protein: MTKKIERSPTDGAIAVTGAAGFVGGVVLRMLAASGIPVHGIARTPLAAATGVTAHGWDPLRDAGPPAPGIQVDAVIDCAAALPSRVDDPAELKRINALLVEGAIDLAARRRGRLVYMSSQSVYGRPGGARIDTDTPLAPVAPYGEAKRDAEAAIARAVAQGRLVGAAVLRLPAVVGPGAHDNFPAAAAATLIRAKTVTVFNPDAPYNAVVDAADLARFAIRLACVAAGFVAVSPATGPATTIRDGVQAIATGLGRTADLRVVPAPYTAPVLDPGPAIALGLAARPAWDVLFRYGESLSDTIHKE, from the coding sequence ATGACCAAGAAGATTGAACGATCGCCAACCGACGGGGCCATCGCCGTTACGGGTGCCGCCGGCTTCGTCGGAGGCGTTGTGCTCCGGATGCTCGCCGCGTCGGGCATTCCGGTCCACGGCATTGCCCGCACGCCGCTCGCCGCCGCGACGGGCGTCACGGCGCATGGCTGGGATCCGCTGCGCGATGCCGGTCCGCCCGCCCCGGGCATCCAAGTCGACGCGGTGATCGACTGCGCTGCCGCCCTGCCCTCCCGGGTCGACGATCCGGCCGAGTTGAAGCGGATCAACGCGCTGCTGGTGGAGGGCGCCATCGACCTCGCCGCGAGGCGCCGCGGCCGGCTGGTCTACATGTCTTCCCAGTCGGTCTACGGGCGCCCCGGCGGAGCGCGGATCGACACGGACACCCCCCTGGCGCCGGTCGCTCCCTATGGCGAAGCCAAGCGGGACGCCGAGGCGGCCATCGCCCGCGCCGTCGCGCAGGGACGTCTGGTCGGGGCCGCCGTCCTGCGCCTGCCGGCAGTGGTCGGGCCCGGCGCCCATGACAACTTCCCCGCAGCGGCCGCGGCCACCCTGATCCGGGCGAAGACGGTGACGGTCTTCAACCCAGATGCCCCATACAATGCGGTAGTCGATGCAGCAGACCTCGCCCGCTTCGCGATCCGTCTTGCCTGCGTTGCGGCGGGTTTCGTCGCCGTCTCGCCGGCAACCGGCCCTGCGACCACGATCCGAGATGGGGTCCAGGCGATCGCCACCGGGCTCGGCCGCACCGCCGATCTCCGGGTCGTACCGGCCCCCTATACCGCGCCGGTCCTCGATCCGGGTCCAGCGATTGCCCTGGGTCTCGCCGCACGGCCGGCCTGGGACGTGCTGTTCCGCTATGGCGAATCACTCTCCGACACGATCCATAAGGAATGA
- the lptB gene encoding LPS export ABC transporter ATP-binding protein, whose product MDGVRPTRADDGSPRLVHENTARRGLAAHNIGKRFKKRPVLRDVSVFVRPGEAVGLLGPNGAGKTTCFYIITGLIATDAGTVSLDGQDITDLPMYRRARLGIGYLPQEASIFRGLSVEQNIAAVLEVVESNASRREVMLEDLLAEFSISHLRRTPALALSGGERRRVEIARALASSPQFILLDEPLAGIDPIAVGEIRDLISHLTDRGLGVLITDHNVRETLEIVDRAYILHDGMVLMEGSPDDIVGNRDVRRFYLGERFSL is encoded by the coding sequence ATGGACGGGGTCCGACCGACACGCGCTGACGACGGCTCGCCGCGTCTGGTGCACGAGAACACCGCGCGCCGGGGGCTCGCCGCCCATAATATCGGCAAGCGGTTCAAGAAGCGGCCGGTTCTGCGCGACGTCTCGGTTTTCGTTCGCCCGGGCGAGGCGGTCGGCCTGCTGGGACCCAACGGCGCCGGCAAGACCACCTGCTTCTACATCATCACCGGCCTGATCGCGACCGACGCGGGCACCGTGAGCCTGGACGGCCAGGATATCACCGACCTCCCCATGTACCGCCGCGCCCGGCTCGGCATCGGCTATCTGCCGCAGGAAGCGTCCATCTTCCGCGGACTCAGCGTCGAACAGAACATCGCCGCCGTGCTCGAGGTGGTCGAGTCCAATGCCAGCCGCCGCGAGGTGATGCTGGAGGATCTTCTGGCCGAATTCTCGATCAGCCACCTGCGGCGCACGCCGGCGCTGGCCCTGTCCGGTGGTGAGCGCCGCCGGGTCGAGATCGCCCGCGCCCTGGCCTCCAGCCCGCAATTCATCCTGCTGGACGAGCCGCTCGCCGGCATCGATCCGATCGCCGTCGGCGAGATCCGGGATCTGATCTCGCATCTGACCGATCGCGGACTAGGCGTGCTGATCACCGACCACAACGTCCGCGAGACGCTTGAGATCGTCGATCGCGCCTACATTCTGCATGATGGCATGGTCCTGATGGAAGGATCGCCGGACGATATCGTCGGAAACCGCGATGTCCGGCGCTTCTACCTCGGGGAACGTTTCAGTCTCTGA
- the rpoN gene encoding RNA polymerase factor sigma-54, with the protein MALSQRLDLRQGQSLVLTPQLQQAIKLLQLNNMELAEYVEGELSQNPLLDRDEGDGPATLDAVAGDNLLRHESEAAAPAPEGDGFGDAVDDGGRDTLDRTTTDAIPASGDDPNDIDYDNNWGSAGIEETDGIAAIGSGDLSSWSTAGGGGGGIVGDDDFGLEQMVADSKTLRDHLLDQMSLEFDEPRDRLIAAHLIDMVDAAGYLSGDIESLAQQLGTDLDEVERVLKRVQGLDPAGVLARDLKECLALQLADRNRLDPCMQALLDNLDMLARREVAALKKVCGVDDEDLTDMIGEIKALNPKPGEAFDRPLDQPVVPDVLIRRGADGKWVVELNTDTLPRVLVNNAYYAEVSKVAAKDRKAKEYLSECLQSANWLTRSLHQRATTILKVSTEIVRQQDAFFEHGIQYLRPLVLRDIADAIGMHESTVSRVTSNKFAATPRGIFELKYFFTSAIASAAGGEAHSAEAVRHRIKGLIDGEPANAILSDDRIVELLRADGVDIARRTVAKYREAMRIPSSVQRRREKVGQAVMAGRR; encoded by the coding sequence ATGGCTCTGTCGCAACGCCTTGACCTCCGCCAGGGACAGTCTCTTGTCCTCACGCCGCAGCTGCAGCAGGCGATCAAGCTGTTGCAGCTCAACAACATGGAACTGGCGGAGTATGTCGAGGGCGAGCTGTCGCAGAATCCGCTGCTCGACAGGGACGAGGGCGACGGCCCGGCGACGCTCGACGCGGTGGCCGGCGACAACCTGCTGCGTCACGAGAGCGAGGCGGCGGCCCCGGCGCCCGAAGGCGACGGTTTCGGCGATGCGGTGGACGACGGTGGCCGCGATACGCTCGACCGGACGACGACCGACGCGATCCCGGCCTCCGGCGACGATCCCAACGACATCGACTACGACAACAACTGGGGCAGCGCCGGCATCGAGGAGACCGACGGCATCGCCGCGATCGGCTCGGGCGACCTGTCGAGCTGGAGCACCGCCGGCGGGGGCGGCGGCGGGATCGTCGGCGACGACGATTTCGGCCTGGAACAGATGGTGGCGGACTCCAAGACCCTGCGCGACCATCTGCTCGACCAGATGTCGCTGGAGTTCGACGAGCCGCGCGACCGGCTGATCGCCGCCCATCTGATCGACATGGTCGACGCCGCCGGCTACCTGTCCGGCGACATCGAGTCCCTGGCACAGCAGCTCGGCACCGACCTGGACGAGGTGGAGCGGGTGCTGAAGCGGGTTCAGGGGCTGGATCCGGCCGGCGTGCTGGCCCGCGATCTGAAGGAATGTCTGGCGCTGCAGCTCGCCGACAGGAACCGCCTCGATCCCTGCATGCAGGCGCTGCTCGACAATCTCGACATGCTGGCCCGCCGCGAGGTCGCCGCCCTGAAGAAGGTCTGCGGCGTCGACGACGAGGATCTGACCGACATGATCGGCGAGATCAAGGCGTTGAACCCGAAGCCGGGCGAGGCGTTCGACCGGCCGCTCGACCAGCCGGTGGTGCCCGACGTGCTGATCCGGCGCGGGGCCGACGGCAAATGGGTGGTCGAGCTGAACACCGACACCCTGCCCCGGGTTCTGGTGAACAACGCCTATTACGCCGAGGTGTCCAAGGTCGCGGCCAAGGACCGCAAGGCCAAGGAATACCTGTCCGAATGTTTGCAGTCGGCGAACTGGCTGACCCGTTCGCTGCACCAGCGGGCGACGACGATCCTCAAGGTCTCCACCGAGATCGTGCGGCAGCAGGACGCCTTCTTCGAACACGGCATCCAGTATCTGCGGCCGCTGGTTCTGCGCGACATCGCCGACGCCATCGGCATGCACGAGAGCACGGTCAGCCGGGTGACCAGCAACAAGTTCGCGGCCACCCCCCGCGGCATCTTCGAACTGAAGTACTTCTTCACCTCCGCCATCGCCTCGGCGGCCGGCGGCGAGGCCCATTCGGCCGAGGCGGTGCGGCATCGGATCAAGGGGCTGATCGATGGCGAGCCGGCCAACGCCATCCTGTCCGACGACCGGATCGTCGAACTATTGCGGGCAGACGGTGTCGACATCGCCCGGAGAACGGTTGCTAAGTACAGGGAAGCAATGCGCATTCCCTCAAGCGTGCAACGCCGCCGCGAGAAGGTCGGACAGGCGGTGATGGCCGGCCGCAGATAG
- a CDS encoding methyltransferase domain-containing protein has translation MADVCPICEAEGAPVVYRAEAQLFWVVSDPALTDRFADIALRQCRDCGHVFHSDLGADTIDEIYRRQALTNRPVSAAMAQRYETLIAMLGSERLVGRRILEVGGGTGSLALLLAGLGSEVTVVEPNESLPDLLAEGEESIRLINAFFGPDTLDETFDGVICRQVVEHIADIRPFVRALAAAAAPGGFVYLEVPTLEFIAETGAYMDVHVQHLHYLDAAARERLLADAGLAVVATHQILGGHDIGVLAVPSTGASRTLSGFARTDLSLVPERRDLHRRALAEVAGRPERSAVYAATSQGVTFYAQFPPDRAPNAFIDDNPDTIGRLAYGRGGPVTIQARNRVLLDGLDDIFIGAYHHEASIAEKLAADGYRGRLWSIDPHRPTIERLS, from the coding sequence ATGGCGGATGTTTGCCCGATTTGCGAGGCGGAAGGCGCGCCGGTTGTCTACCGCGCGGAGGCGCAGCTCTTCTGGGTCGTTTCGGATCCGGCGCTGACCGACCGGTTCGCGGATATCGCGCTGCGCCAGTGCCGGGACTGCGGCCACGTCTTTCACAGCGATCTGGGGGCGGACACAATCGACGAGATCTACCGCCGTCAGGCTCTCACCAACCGACCCGTCTCGGCAGCCATGGCCCAGCGTTACGAGACCCTCATCGCGATGCTGGGAAGCGAACGGCTGGTCGGCCGGCGCATTCTCGAGGTCGGCGGCGGTACCGGCTCGCTGGCGCTGCTTCTGGCGGGACTCGGCAGCGAGGTTACGGTAGTGGAGCCGAACGAGTCGCTGCCCGATCTGTTGGCGGAGGGCGAGGAAAGCATCCGGCTGATCAACGCGTTCTTCGGCCCCGATACTCTGGACGAGACGTTCGACGGGGTGATCTGCCGGCAGGTGGTAGAGCATATCGCCGACATCCGGCCTTTCGTGCGGGCGCTGGCGGCCGCGGCGGCGCCGGGAGGGTTCGTCTATCTGGAAGTGCCGACCCTGGAATTCATCGCCGAGACCGGCGCCTATATGGATGTGCACGTCCAACATCTCCACTACCTCGACGCCGCCGCGCGGGAGCGGCTGCTGGCCGATGCCGGACTGGCGGTGGTGGCGACCCACCAGATCCTGGGGGGACACGATATCGGCGTTCTGGCGGTGCCTTCCACCGGCGCTTCCCGGACCCTTAGCGGCTTCGCGCGCACGGACCTCAGCCTCGTGCCGGAGCGGCGCGATCTCCATCGCCGCGCCCTGGCCGAGGTCGCCGGCCGGCCCGAGCGCAGCGCGGTCTATGCCGCCACGTCCCAGGGGGTGACCTTCTACGCGCAGTTCCCGCCGGATCGCGCGCCCAACGCCTTTATCGACGACAATCCCGACACGATCGGCCGTCTCGCTTACGGCCGCGGCGGGCCGGTGACGATCCAGGCCCGAAATCGAGTTCTTCTGGACGGGCTGGACGATATCTTCATCGGCGCCTATCACCATGAAGCCTCGATCGCGGAGAAGCTGGCAGCCGACGGTTACCGCGGCCGGCTTTGGTCGATCGATCCCCATCGGCCCACCATCGAGCGCCTGTCATGA
- the ptsN gene encoding PTS IIA-like nitrogen regulatory protein PtsN: MDITDLISTDGILPNLRVTSKKQLLQELARKASTLTGVEAREIFDVLLERERLGTTGVGHGIAIPHGKLPKLDRLYAVFARLDKPVEFDSIDDEPVDLVVLLLAPEAAGADHLKALARVSRLLRDRAVCTKLRGCESTDAIYALFSAAAASHAA; this comes from the coding sequence ATGGACATCACCGACCTGATCTCGACGGACGGTATCCTTCCGAACCTGCGGGTCACCAGTAAGAAGCAGCTCCTTCAGGAGCTGGCGCGCAAGGCGTCCACGCTGACCGGGGTCGAGGCCAGAGAGATCTTCGACGTGCTGTTGGAGCGCGAGCGGCTGGGCACGACCGGGGTCGGCCACGGCATCGCCATCCCGCACGGCAAGCTGCCCAAGCTCGATCGGCTCTATGCCGTGTTCGCCCGGCTCGACAAACCGGTGGAGTTCGACTCGATCGACGACGAGCCGGTGGATCTTGTGGTCCTGCTCCTGGCTCCGGAAGCGGCCGGCGCCGACCATCTCAAGGCGCTTGCCCGCGTCTCCCGGCTGCTGCGTGACCGCGCGGTCTGCACCAAGCTGCGCGGCTGCGAGAGCACCGACGCGATCTACGCCCTGTTCAGCGCCGCGGCGGCCAGCCACGCCGCCTGA
- a CDS encoding trypsin-like serine peptidase, whose translation MTSRFLLLMGLLAVALAAPGPTAARDGRVTVAPDAHPWASIGRLNVAGYRIRRHCTATLVSPDLVLTAHHCLNPIGAGERADPAMVHFLAGYDHGRFSAHRTALAYIPLGADSTLVRLSAPIDLPAIPIYDGVLPREGAALAQAGYSGDRSHVLTVDPACSFLGTRPGGQWRHNCEAVAGDSGSPLLIDRPEGLSIAAIHVGRIDGTGDAEPVSAAQIARRIAALR comes from the coding sequence ATGACTTCGCGATTCCTGTTGCTGATGGGACTGCTCGCCGTCGCGCTTGCCGCCCCCGGACCGACCGCCGCCCGGGACGGCCGGGTCACCGTCGCGCCGGACGCCCATCCCTGGGCCTCCATCGGCCGGCTGAACGTGGCCGGCTATCGCATTCGACGCCACTGCACCGCGACCCTGGTGTCGCCGGATCTGGTGCTGACCGCCCATCACTGCCTGAACCCGATCGGAGCGGGGGAACGAGCCGACCCCGCGATGGTGCATTTCCTCGCCGGCTACGATCACGGCCGCTTCAGCGCCCACCGGACAGCTCTGGCCTATATCCCGCTGGGCGCCGACTCGACGCTGGTCCGCCTGTCCGCGCCGATCGACCTGCCCGCGATCCCGATCTACGACGGCGTCCTGCCGCGGGAGGGTGCGGCCCTGGCCCAGGCGGGCTACAGCGGCGACCGCAGCCATGTGCTGACCGTCGACCCGGCCTGCTCGTTCCTGGGCACTCGCCCCGGCGGCCAGTGGCGGCACAATTGCGAGGCGGTGGCCGGCGACTCTGGATCGCCCCTGCTGATCGATCGGCCGGAAGGACTGAGCATCGCCGCGATCCATGTCGGCCGGATCGACGGCACCGGCGACGCCGAGCCGGTAAGCGCGGCGCAGATCGCCAGGCGGATCGCCGCCCTACGCTAG
- a CDS encoding LptA/OstA family protein, producing MMARLAALLATVLILVLGVVGSPVRAQLLQQEGDDPVTIEADDGIEWVRDDKLYIARGNAKAVRGTLTVSADTLTAAYRAKDSGGSEVYKLEARGNVQIVSTDDRAVGDHAVYDIDKEVIVLVGDNLSFKSGVDTITARDSLEYWETRRLAVARGDASAWREGQRIDADVLTAHFGDGPNGENRIEQVDALGNVVITTPEEVVHGKEGVYDVLREVATLEGDVRVTRGENQLNGERAVVNLKTGVSRMLPGSKSGERVKGLFTPEREKN from the coding sequence ATGATGGCACGCCTGGCCGCCTTGCTTGCGACCGTCCTGATCCTGGTTCTGGGCGTTGTCGGATCGCCCGTTCGGGCGCAGCTCCTGCAGCAGGAGGGCGACGATCCGGTCACCATCGAGGCCGATGACGGCATCGAATGGGTGCGCGACGACAAGCTCTACATCGCCCGCGGCAACGCCAAGGCGGTGCGGGGCACCCTGACCGTCAGCGCCGACACCCTGACGGCCGCCTACCGGGCGAAGGACAGCGGCGGCAGCGAGGTCTACAAGTTGGAGGCGCGCGGCAACGTGCAGATCGTCTCGACCGATGACCGGGCGGTCGGCGACCATGCGGTCTACGACATCGACAAGGAGGTCATCGTCCTGGTCGGTGACAATCTGAGCTTCAAGAGCGGCGTCGACACCATCACTGCCCGGGACAGCCTGGAATACTGGGAGACCCGCCGGCTGGCGGTGGCCCGGGGCGATGCCTCGGCCTGGCGCGAGGGCCAGCGGATCGACGCCGATGTCCTGACCGCCCATTTCGGCGACGGTCCGAACGGCGAGAACCGGATCGAGCAGGTCGACGCCCTCGGCAACGTGGTGATCACGACGCCCGAAGAGGTCGTGCACGGCAAGGAAGGCGTCTACGATGTGCTGCGCGAGGTCGCCACGCTGGAAGGCGATGTCCGGGTGACCCGGGGCGAGAACCAGCTCAACGGCGAGCGCGCCGTGGTGAACTTGAAGACCGGGGTCAGCCGCATGCTGCCCGGCTCGAAATCCGGGGAGCGGGTGAAGGGCCTGTTCACGCCGGAAAGGGAGAAGAACTGA
- a CDS encoding sulfotransferase → MSEEIEAVIRRLYDMPVFFVAGLPRSGTTWLQQMLNAHPQLLCLGESHFINDMVPGLYNVLWNFTKSRKNPERTWAPGVVGPQLDHMIPVLRMAFASLAAANLGERDIGALRAIGEKNPDNLYHAERIWRVFPDARIVHIIRDPRDGAISGFTRFRARLSQDLTRTQYVAAYAKDWASRIATARGLAKDRPYMEIRYEDLHADTSARAAEIFRFIGASDDPSDVTTATEAASFERLSGGRKQGEVDPASHYRRGEVGGWRDEMTPEEVSAAERAAGRMMAAMGYEVSAEGLAAALA, encoded by the coding sequence ATGTCTGAAGAGATCGAGGCGGTGATCCGACGCCTCTACGACATGCCGGTCTTCTTCGTGGCCGGGTTGCCGCGGTCCGGCACCACCTGGCTGCAGCAGATGCTGAACGCCCATCCGCAGCTCCTGTGCCTCGGCGAGTCGCATTTCATCAACGACATGGTGCCGGGCCTCTACAACGTGCTCTGGAACTTCACGAAGTCCCGCAAGAACCCGGAAAGAACCTGGGCCCCGGGCGTGGTGGGACCGCAGCTCGACCATATGATTCCGGTTCTCCGCATGGCCTTCGCCTCGCTGGCGGCGGCCAATCTGGGGGAACGCGACATCGGAGCGCTGCGGGCGATCGGCGAGAAGAACCCCGACAACCTGTATCATGCCGAACGGATCTGGCGGGTGTTCCCGGATGCCCGGATCGTCCACATCATCCGCGACCCCCGGGACGGGGCGATATCGGGCTTCACCCGGTTCCGCGCCCGGCTGTCCCAGGATCTCACCCGGACGCAATACGTCGCTGCCTATGCCAAGGATTGGGCCTCTCGGATCGCCACCGCCCGGGGGCTGGCGAAAGACCGGCCATATATGGAGATCCGTTACGAGGACTTGCATGCGGACACGTCGGCCCGGGCGGCGGAGATCTTCCGCTTCATCGGCGCCTCGGACGATCCGTCCGACGTGACGACCGCGACGGAGGCGGCGAGCTTCGAGCGCCTGTCCGGCGGCCGCAAACAGGGCGAGGTCGACCCCGCCTCCCACTATCGCCGCGGCGAGGTCGGCGGCTGGCGGGACGAGATGACGCCGGAGGAGGTCAGCGCCGCCGAGCGGGCTGCTGGCAGGATGATGGCCGCCATGGGGTATGAAGTTTCCGCCGAGGGACTGGCCGCGGCCCTGGCGTGA
- the lptC gene encoding LPS export ABC transporter periplasmic protein LptC, whose product MARASRMVAAMKMLLPALAITLVALVLIWPQLSRNAADIPVDQSPVTLEDVDTLRMANPRFVGLDENDQPFEIVARAATQVGDTGQAVELDHPQADMVNKDGTWVSLNADEGVWFKDASVVNLSGGVSLFHDAGHQLQTEEAMIDMGPGNVFSEVPTHGQSPGGTIEGEGMQSLDRGARIIFTGKARAVLYSTGPSE is encoded by the coding sequence GTGGCGCGTGCCAGCCGGATGGTGGCGGCGATGAAGATGCTGCTGCCGGCCCTGGCCATAACCCTGGTCGCCCTGGTGCTGATCTGGCCGCAGCTCTCGCGCAATGCCGCGGACATTCCGGTCGACCAGTCTCCGGTCACCCTGGAGGACGTCGACACCCTGAGGATGGCCAATCCCCGATTCGTCGGCCTGGACGAGAACGACCAGCCCTTCGAGATCGTGGCCCGGGCGGCGACCCAGGTCGGCGATACCGGTCAGGCCGTCGAGCTCGACCACCCCCAGGCGGACATGGTCAACAAGGACGGCACCTGGGTCTCGCTGAACGCCGACGAGGGTGTGTGGTTCAAGGACGCTTCGGTTGTGAACCTGAGCGGCGGCGTGTCTCTGTTCCACGACGCCGGTCACCAGCTCCAGACCGAAGAGGCGATGATCGACATGGGACCGGGCAACGTGTTCAGCGAAGTGCCGACCCATGGCCAGAGCCCCGGCGGCACCATCGAGGGCGAGGGCATGCAGAGCCTGGACCGCGGCGCGCGGATCATCTTCACCGGGAAGGCGCGGGCCGTCCTGTACAGCACCGGCCCCAGCGAGTGA